The Deltaproteobacteria bacterium sequence ATTACTGCGCCACGGCGAATCGCAGTGGAATCTTGAGAATCGTTTCACTGGTTGGGTCGATGTCCCGCTTTCCCCCAAAGGCGAAGAAGAGGCTCGTCAAGCAGGCGAGAAACTCAAAGCCGCCAATGTTCGCTTTGATGTCGCGTTTACCTCGGTGTTACAACGTGCGAATCGCACGATGGAAATTGCCCTCGATATCCTTGGACAACGTGGCATTCCAGTGGAAAAAGACCAAGCACTCAATGAGCGGCATTACGGCGATCTGCAAGGACTCAACAAAGCGGAAACCGCGCAAAAATATGGTGAAGAGCAAGTGCATATCTGGCGACGCAGTTACGACGTCCCACCTCCAGGTGGCGAGAGCCTTAAAGATACTGCTGC is a genomic window containing:
- a CDS encoding 2,3-bisphosphoglycerate-dependent phosphoglycerate mutase translates to MATLVLLRHGESQWNLENRFTGWVDVPLSPKGEEEARQAGEKLKAANVRFDVAFTSVLQRANRTMEIALDILGQRGIPVEKDQALNERHYGDLQGLNKAETAQKYGEEQVHIWRRSYDVPPPGGESLKDTAARTLPYYEAKILPMIKAGKNILVAAHGNSLRSIVMYLDQLTKEQVLELNLGTGVPIVYELDANGKVKEKKIL